In the genome of Myxococcus stipitatus, one region contains:
- a CDS encoding NIPSNAP family protein, whose protein sequence is MLELRQYTLRPRQRDVLVALFEREFIESQEEHGARLVGQFRDTQRPERFVWLRGFQDMVSREAMLKSFYGGPVWKAHREVANATMLDSSDVLLLKPLTGRRGFPAPGRARPPVEAREQPGSLIVVTILHRDAPVDEAFLGYFERELVPELTRTGGAPLAVFQSEPATNTFPALPVREGEQVLVYFTRFESQEAYRAHEARREGSRSWKETVRPALRAYLKAEPQTLVLEPTARSLLR, encoded by the coding sequence GTGCTCGAACTGAGGCAGTACACGCTGCGCCCGCGACAGCGGGACGTGCTCGTCGCGCTGTTCGAGCGGGAGTTCATCGAGAGCCAGGAGGAGCACGGGGCGCGGCTCGTCGGCCAGTTCCGGGACACGCAGAGGCCGGAGCGCTTCGTGTGGCTGCGGGGCTTCCAGGACATGGTGTCCCGCGAGGCGATGCTGAAGTCCTTCTATGGCGGGCCGGTGTGGAAGGCCCACCGGGAGGTGGCGAACGCGACGATGCTGGACTCGTCGGACGTGCTCCTGTTGAAGCCGCTCACGGGCCGGCGAGGGTTCCCCGCGCCGGGCAGGGCACGCCCCCCGGTGGAGGCGCGTGAGCAGCCTGGGTCCCTCATCGTGGTCACGATTCTCCATCGCGACGCGCCCGTGGACGAGGCGTTCCTGGGGTACTTCGAGCGCGAGCTCGTACCCGAGCTGACGCGGACGGGAGGCGCGCCCCTCGCGGTGTTCCAGAGCGAGCCCGCGACGAACACGTTCCCCGCGCTGCCCGTGCGCGAGGGAGAGCAGGTGCTGGTCTACTTCACCCGGTTCGAGAGTCAGGAGGCATACCGTGCGCACGAGGCGCGACGGGAGGGCTCGCGAAGCTGGAAGGAGACCGTGCGCCCCGCGCTGCGCGCGTACTTGAAGGCCGAGCCCCAGACGCTCGTGCTGGAGCCCACGGCCCGCTCGCTCCTGAGGTGA
- a CDS encoding PIG-L family deacetylase, protein MKKLALAVFVLALAQGCQEGGSPQMSSQGTSTQRLMSDWPAIFYIPHPDDEAIGMAGGIREHVEAGRPVYLVLITDGLNSCLRAMMNSEPMVPGSTACDFSDSIANCPLYDPANPSAHPADHNHGMSEEHIGMMRRVELLNSARVLGVKDVFIEDVGKGFGDGEVATSPQLVANIIKKFEARFPGASHKVPSGIHDNGPDDNGNCPASPPPSAHKAIWDGAVLVKAEGLTTDFKGYRIYHHLNPNPCNTTPGETVDISAWLSYKRASIDQYRLWDPDSGRFALGQHSLQPSGMLDDAYLSNFEYRDSLP, encoded by the coding sequence ATGAAAAAGCTGGCACTGGCTGTATTTGTCCTTGCATTGGCTCAGGGATGTCAGGAAGGGGGCTCGCCCCAGATGTCATCCCAAGGCACCTCCACTCAGCGTCTCATGAGCGATTGGCCTGCAATCTTCTATATTCCGCATCCCGATGACGAGGCCATCGGCATGGCGGGTGGCATCCGCGAACATGTCGAGGCGGGTCGTCCCGTCTATCTCGTGCTCATCACCGATGGGCTCAATAGCTGTCTTCGGGCCATGATGAATTCGGAGCCGATGGTGCCCGGGAGCACTGCCTGTGACTTCTCCGACAGCATCGCCAATTGTCCCCTCTACGACCCCGCCAATCCGAGCGCTCACCCGGCCGACCACAACCACGGCATGTCGGAGGAGCACATCGGAATGATGCGGCGGGTGGAGCTGCTCAACAGCGCCCGGGTCCTTGGGGTCAAGGACGTCTTCATCGAGGATGTGGGCAAGGGCTTCGGGGACGGGGAGGTTGCCACCAGTCCCCAGTTGGTCGCGAACATCATCAAGAAGTTCGAGGCGCGCTTTCCGGGGGCTTCTCACAAGGTCCCGAGTGGCATCCACGACAACGGCCCGGACGACAATGGCAATTGCCCCGCGTCGCCGCCGCCGAGTGCGCACAAGGCCATCTGGGATGGGGCCGTCCTGGTCAAGGCGGAAGGGCTCACCACCGACTTCAAGGGCTACCGTATCTACCACCACCTGAACCCGAACCCCTGCAACACGACGCCTGGAGAGACTGTCGACATCAGCGCGTGGCTCTCCTACAAACGCGCCAGCATCGACCAGTATCGACTGTGGGACCCGGACTCGGGCCGCTTCGCGCTGGGGCAACACAGTCTTCAGCCCTCTGGCATGCTCGATGATGCCTACCTGAGCAACTTCGAATACAGGGACTCACTCCCGTAA
- a CDS encoding sigma-70 family RNA polymerase sigma factor, with the protein MHERMNEVEQTEGYYRRYGEAVHRRCVRLLGDEALAWDSTQEVFLRVHANLDQLRAAGSALSWLLTVADRQCFSVLRRQRTEATHALSRLAPLPAASASPEATLERLLVDADLVRHVLAHCPEDVQRIVAHRFIDELEQGQIAALLDVSRKTVQRKLQTFFDTARRLLDVAPHPEPRKGTAPA; encoded by the coding sequence GTGCACGAGCGGATGAACGAGGTCGAGCAGACCGAGGGCTACTACCGTCGCTACGGCGAGGCCGTGCATCGGCGGTGTGTGAGACTGCTCGGTGACGAGGCGCTGGCCTGGGACTCGACCCAGGAGGTGTTCCTGCGGGTCCATGCCAACCTGGACCAGCTTCGCGCCGCGGGCTCCGCGCTGTCGTGGCTGCTCACCGTGGCGGACCGACAGTGCTTCTCGGTGTTGCGCCGCCAGCGCACCGAGGCCACCCACGCGCTGTCTCGACTGGCGCCACTTCCGGCGGCCAGCGCCTCCCCCGAGGCCACGCTGGAGCGACTCCTGGTGGACGCGGACCTCGTGCGACACGTCCTCGCGCACTGTCCAGAGGACGTCCAGCGCATCGTCGCCCATCGCTTCATCGACGAGCTGGAGCAGGGGCAGATCGCCGCGCTGCTCGACGTCTCTCGCAAGACGGTGCAGCGCAAGCTGCAGACCTTCTTCGACACCGCGCGGCGACTCCTGGACGTCGCCCCGCACCCCGAGCCGCGAAAGGGAACGGCTCCCGCATGA
- a CDS encoding caspase family protein: protein MSARAAWVSSVLFVLFATSVAHAESRFAISVGHNLGRDSDEPLRWAQQDAERMDAVFGQLGGVTEDRRLLLRGESVSNLKLGLARMRGRIEEARRAGERTLLFFFYSGHGDEVALRLGGEALPLAELQRLLSEVPATVTVAVLDACHSGALVRGRSKGLKSAPAFDVSFLRQVGPQGRVFIASAGAHEVAQESDSLRGSFFTHHLISGLRGAADVDADGRVSLTEAYGHVYHRTLAGSHASTAAVQHPELSSQLAGEGDLFLTTLSRAHAQLELPPRVGDSVVLVDERTLQVMAEVEPRGEASVRVALPAGRYRVQVRRGPEVLYGKVYLSWGDQQRLKPEALEVRTLALHQQKGALLEASSWRLQVALGAGRSSTQLGGWGPQVGVLLARESTGGPGLSFLGGLSLGATRGSTRAQRFENVELGLWSGLGLAGAVGRVWTGAHAGVGVLGLAQRATSPDAERRRVLGLPSRRTRTGAGAGAFAALSAEVPMSARTGLFARVGGHVALMREDGKLRTQLAPQLMLGCTWGL from the coding sequence TTGAGCGCCCGGGCCGCGTGGGTCTCCAGCGTCCTGTTCGTCCTGTTCGCCACCTCGGTCGCGCACGCGGAGAGCCGCTTCGCCATCAGCGTGGGCCACAACCTGGGCCGGGACTCGGACGAGCCCCTGCGCTGGGCTCAGCAGGATGCCGAGCGCATGGACGCCGTCTTCGGTCAGCTCGGCGGAGTCACCGAGGACCGTCGTCTCCTGCTGCGCGGTGAATCGGTCTCCAACCTCAAGCTGGGACTCGCGCGGATGCGAGGCCGCATCGAGGAGGCACGGCGTGCCGGAGAGCGCACGCTGCTGTTCTTCTTCTACTCGGGCCATGGGGACGAGGTGGCGCTGCGCCTGGGCGGCGAGGCCCTTCCCCTCGCGGAGCTGCAACGCCTGTTGTCCGAGGTCCCCGCCACCGTCACCGTCGCCGTGCTGGATGCCTGTCACAGCGGCGCGCTCGTGCGAGGTCGCTCCAAGGGCCTCAAGTCCGCGCCCGCCTTCGATGTCTCCTTCCTCCGACAGGTGGGACCGCAGGGGCGCGTGTTCATCGCCTCGGCGGGGGCGCACGAGGTGGCACAGGAGTCGGACAGCCTCCGAGGCTCGTTCTTCACGCACCATCTGATTTCAGGACTGCGGGGCGCGGCGGACGTGGACGCGGATGGGCGCGTCTCGCTCACGGAGGCCTATGGCCACGTCTACCACCGCACGCTGGCGGGCTCGCATGCCTCCACGGCGGCGGTGCAGCATCCGGAACTCTCCAGCCAGCTCGCGGGAGAAGGGGACTTGTTCCTCACCACGCTCTCGCGAGCCCATGCGCAGCTCGAGCTGCCCCCTCGCGTGGGGGACAGTGTCGTGCTCGTGGACGAGCGCACGCTGCAGGTCATGGCGGAAGTGGAGCCTCGGGGGGAGGCGTCGGTGCGCGTCGCGCTGCCCGCTGGACGCTATCGGGTCCAGGTGCGACGGGGGCCCGAGGTGCTCTACGGCAAGGTGTACCTGTCCTGGGGCGACCAGCAGCGCTTGAAGCCCGAGGCCCTGGAGGTTCGCACGCTGGCGCTGCACCAGCAGAAGGGCGCGCTCCTGGAGGCCAGCAGCTGGCGGCTTCAGGTGGCGCTGGGGGCGGGCCGCTCGTCGACGCAGCTGGGCGGCTGGGGCCCCCAGGTGGGTGTGCTGCTCGCGCGCGAGAGCACCGGAGGGCCGGGGCTGTCCTTCCTCGGAGGGCTCAGCCTGGGGGCCACCCGGGGCTCCACACGCGCGCAGCGCTTCGAGAACGTGGAGCTGGGACTCTGGAGTGGCTTGGGGTTGGCGGGCGCGGTGGGGCGTGTCTGGACGGGCGCCCATGCGGGCGTGGGCGTGCTGGGCCTGGCTCAACGCGCGACGAGCCCGGATGCGGAGCGGCGCCGCGTGCTGGGCCTTCCCTCGCGGAGGACTCGCACGGGCGCGGGAGCGGGCGCCTTCGCCGCGCTCTCCGCGGAGGTGCCGATGAGCGCGCGCACGGGCCTCTTCGCGAGGGTGGGGGGCCATGTCGCGTTGATGCGTGAGGATGGAAAGCTCAGGACGCAACTCGCGCCACAATTGATGCTCGGTTGCACCTGGGGATTGTGA
- a CDS encoding cytochrome-c peroxidase: MVPMRLIARLASAFALGGLTQCTPSTPVEDPASATEAPTATEAQALHGQTPPGKALFSQSFPNTNGRSCATCHVLEDSTALLPERVQARFASNPNDVLFNRIDADDPSAAVPTYEHLKKGLVRVVLSLPANMDVIDTQGRVITSPDRKISVWRGVPSIQDIALTGPFFQLDGRETNLEDQAQSAISSHSEGGSVPRERLRQVAEFQRGEFTSGRAKFVAGLMEHGVPAAQIPLPEDFMWLTPAERRGRDVFKVGCEPCHGGPTLSRITAPAMRENAAQFPVTKPDGNVLFTLVPGAGPQAVQGVRSTPDILNVGFGTFSYLGQIGQFPILYNKTVELPRYRFRFYTDGTRQQRVTDLPPIPVTASGEPYDPTPAVDENGAPIVGPNLLPQWFTTDAGRALITGDPLDFEAFDIPTLRGIARTAPYYHDNSMASLKDVVDVYSQFILPVTAPLNLPPVHPPETPNGLPESLSPAQKQDLLLFLNRL; the protein is encoded by the coding sequence ATGGTGCCCATGCGTCTCATCGCGCGGCTCGCCAGTGCCTTCGCACTCGGCGGACTGACGCAGTGTACCCCCTCGACCCCGGTCGAGGACCCCGCCTCCGCGACCGAAGCCCCGACAGCTACCGAGGCCCAGGCCCTTCACGGCCAGACCCCTCCCGGCAAGGCGCTCTTCAGCCAGTCCTTCCCCAACACCAACGGACGCTCCTGCGCCACCTGCCACGTTCTGGAAGACAGCACCGCGCTCCTGCCCGAGCGTGTCCAGGCCCGGTTCGCCTCCAATCCAAACGATGTGCTGTTCAATCGCATCGACGCGGATGACCCGAGCGCGGCGGTGCCCACGTACGAGCACCTGAAGAAGGGCCTCGTGCGTGTCGTCCTCTCCCTGCCCGCCAACATGGATGTCATTGACACCCAGGGCCGCGTCATCACGTCACCCGACCGGAAGATTTCCGTCTGGCGCGGCGTGCCGAGCATCCAGGACATCGCCCTCACGGGGCCGTTCTTCCAGCTCGATGGCCGGGAAACGAACCTCGAGGACCAGGCCCAGTCCGCCATCTCCAGTCACAGCGAGGGGGGCTCCGTGCCCCGCGAGCGGCTGCGCCAGGTGGCGGAGTTCCAGCGCGGCGAGTTCACCTCCGGCCGCGCGAAGTTCGTCGCGGGGTTGATGGAGCACGGGGTGCCAGCCGCCCAGATCCCCCTCCCCGAGGACTTCATGTGGCTCACGCCAGCGGAGAGGCGAGGGCGGGACGTCTTCAAGGTCGGCTGCGAGCCCTGTCACGGCGGCCCGACGCTGAGTCGAATCACCGCACCCGCCATGCGCGAGAACGCAGCGCAGTTCCCGGTGACGAAGCCCGACGGCAACGTGCTGTTCACCCTCGTCCCCGGAGCGGGACCCCAGGCCGTGCAAGGAGTCCGCTCGACGCCCGACATCCTGAACGTCGGCTTCGGCACCTTCTCGTACCTGGGGCAGATTGGCCAGTTCCCCATCCTGTACAACAAGACGGTCGAGCTGCCGCGCTACCGGTTCCGCTTCTACACGGACGGCACGCGCCAGCAGCGCGTGACGGACCTTCCGCCCATCCCCGTGACCGCCAGCGGCGAGCCGTATGACCCGACTCCGGCCGTCGACGAGAACGGAGCACCCATCGTCGGCCCCAACCTCTTGCCGCAGTGGTTCACCACCGACGCGGGCCGAGCCCTCATCACCGGAGACCCGCTCGACTTCGAGGCCTTCGACATCCCCACGCTCAGGGGCATCGCGAGGACGGCGCCGTACTACCACGACAACAGCATGGCGAGCCTGAAGGACGTCGTCGACGTCTACAGCCAGTTCATCCTCCCGGTCACCGCGCCGCTGAACCTGCCCCCGGTCCATCCGCCGGAGACTCCCAACGGGCTTCCCGAGTCACTCAGCCCCGCGCAGAAGCAGGACCTGCTCCTGTTCCTGAACCGCCTGTAG
- a CDS encoding VOC family protein, translating to MRITASAISLNVEDVSASAAFVKRHFGFTEDMSADGFVSLSRKDAGFNLIFLRTGLKSLKPESLKHRKAEGILVAFVVEDIDAEYRRMQDEGVRIVTPIETEPWGERFFQVADDNGVILQLVQWMSPPPEGVAS from the coding sequence ATGCGCATCACCGCATCCGCCATCTCCCTGAACGTCGAAGATGTGTCCGCGTCCGCGGCGTTCGTGAAGCGCCACTTCGGATTCACGGAGGACATGTCCGCGGACGGCTTCGTGTCCCTGTCGCGCAAGGACGCGGGGTTCAACCTCATCTTCCTGCGCACGGGGCTCAAGTCGCTGAAGCCCGAGTCACTCAAGCACCGCAAGGCAGAGGGCATCCTCGTCGCGTTCGTCGTCGAGGACATCGACGCCGAGTACCGTCGCATGCAGGACGAGGGCGTCCGCATCGTCACGCCCATCGAGACCGAGCCCTGGGGCGAGCGCTTCTTCCAGGTGGCGGATGACAACGGCGTCATCCTCCAGCTGGTCCAATGGATGAGCCCGCCCCCGGAAGGCGTGGCGAGCTGA
- a CDS encoding TetR/AcrR family transcriptional regulator: MATHRSGAGDPARTLELLWRKDLPSAGQRGPKPALNVDAIIASAVELADREGLEALTMRKLAERLSVGPMTLYTYVPGKAELVDLMLDQLYADMPRRAPDEAGWRARLEAVARDNQALYERHAWMTDVATSRPPLGPGLMAKYEYELGALEGLGLDEVEMDAALTFVLGFVESSARGTSRARSAAAETARTEESWWKAHEPLLARLMDPARFPLASRVGSAAGAAHGAAYSPDHAFGFGLQRVLDGLGTLIQSRQSRRRSR; encoded by the coding sequence ATGGCCACACATCGCAGCGGCGCGGGGGACCCCGCCCGTACGCTGGAGCTTCTCTGGAGGAAGGACCTGCCCTCAGCGGGGCAGCGAGGCCCCAAGCCGGCGCTGAACGTCGACGCCATCATCGCCTCGGCGGTGGAGCTGGCGGACCGGGAGGGACTGGAGGCGCTGACCATGCGCAAGCTGGCCGAGCGGCTCTCGGTGGGCCCCATGACGCTCTACACCTATGTCCCTGGCAAGGCGGAGCTGGTGGACTTGATGCTCGACCAGCTCTACGCGGACATGCCGCGTCGCGCGCCCGACGAGGCTGGCTGGCGCGCGCGGCTCGAGGCGGTGGCCCGTGACAACCAGGCGCTCTACGAGCGGCACGCCTGGATGACCGACGTCGCGACCAGCCGTCCACCCCTGGGCCCTGGGCTGATGGCGAAGTACGAGTACGAGCTCGGCGCGCTGGAGGGGCTGGGCCTGGACGAGGTGGAGATGGATGCGGCGCTGACGTTCGTGCTGGGCTTCGTCGAGTCCTCCGCGCGCGGCACGAGCCGCGCGCGCTCCGCCGCCGCCGAGACGGCGCGGACCGAGGAGTCCTGGTGGAAGGCGCACGAGCCGCTGCTGGCCCGCCTCATGGACCCGGCACGCTTTCCCCTGGCCTCGCGTGTGGGCTCCGCCGCGGGGGCTGCCCACGGCGCCGCCTACAGCCCGGACCATGCCTTCGGTTTCGGGCTGCAGCGCGTCCTCGATGGCCTGGGCACGCTCATCCAGTCCAGACAGTCGCGGAGACGGTCCCGCTGA
- a CDS encoding pitrilysin family protein, which yields MKRRLPLSPWASLLLLATAPVWAQSPAPAPSAKARGPALTPVTSVEGITEYRLPNGLRVLLFPDPTKPTVTVNVTYFVGSKHEGYGESGMAHLLEHLLLKGTPTTKNVPQALTERGARFNCTTSLDRTNYFETLPASDENLRWTLSFEADRMVNSFVSKKDLDSEMTVVRNEFEAGENNVRGILFKRILSAAYHWHGYGRSTIGARSDLENVPIERLQAFYRKYYRPDNAMLVVAGHFDEAKALSLIQGTFGKLKKPAEPIPATYTVEPTQDGEREVTLRRVGDIPVVASAYHVPEGGHPDFAAIHVLAEVLGNTPSGRLYKALVETKKSVNVGARGFQLRDPGLITFAADLRAGQPVEPAREALVKTVEEAARTPFTEEEVTRAKTDHLKALELRLNNSERSAISLSEWAATGDWRLMFLQRDRIGAVTVADVMRVAETYLKPSNRTLGTFIPTAKPERAEMPAPVDLPKVLEGYKGSAAVAQGEAFDPSPANVEARVQRGELTGGMKYALLPKKTRGEMVNAALYFHWGTEAALNGKSDAAVYAGKMLMRGSKKRTRQQLQDALDQLKARVSVGGGLEGASVYVECPRASLLKAMELVAEVLREPAFDEKEFALLKQERLAGLEAQRSEPRTQGNIALWRVLRGHYPKGHPHHVPTLEESIAGAKDATLEQARAFHKAFYGGSHAELAVVGDFEPKEIVALSGKLFNDWKSPAAYQRVPEVFADMAPQAVALETPDKANAFYFAGQSLQLREDDADWPALMLGNFVLGGGFLNSRLATRIRQKDGLSYSVSSSLGASDLDAVGTFTTFAISAPENADRLESAMREEVTSALEKGYSAEELEKARSGLLEYRRTARAKNGGLASKLAWYLYLGRTLSFDAGVEEQLARLKPEDVRQAMSRHLSWPKVTRVKAGDFAGAAKKAKASVQAPVVQ from the coding sequence ATGAAGCGTCGTCTCCCGCTTTCCCCATGGGCGTCCCTGCTGCTGCTGGCCACCGCACCGGTGTGGGCCCAGTCCCCCGCCCCCGCTCCCTCCGCCAAGGCTCGCGGCCCGGCGCTCACCCCCGTGACGAGTGTGGAAGGCATCACCGAGTATCGCCTGCCCAATGGCCTGCGCGTGCTCCTCTTCCCGGACCCGACGAAGCCCACCGTCACGGTGAACGTGACGTACTTCGTGGGAAGCAAACACGAGGGTTATGGCGAATCAGGCATGGCCCACCTGCTGGAGCACCTGCTCCTCAAGGGCACCCCGACGACGAAGAACGTGCCCCAGGCGCTCACCGAGCGCGGCGCCCGCTTCAATTGCACCACCTCGCTGGACCGCACCAACTACTTCGAGACGCTGCCCGCCTCGGACGAGAACCTGCGCTGGACGCTGTCGTTCGAGGCCGACCGCATGGTCAACAGCTTCGTCTCGAAGAAGGACCTCGACAGCGAGATGACGGTGGTCCGCAACGAGTTCGAGGCGGGCGAGAACAACGTGCGCGGCATCCTCTTCAAGCGCATCCTCAGCGCCGCCTACCACTGGCACGGCTACGGCAGGTCGACCATCGGCGCGCGGTCCGACCTGGAGAACGTGCCCATCGAGCGGCTCCAGGCGTTCTACCGGAAGTACTACCGACCGGATAACGCGATGCTGGTGGTGGCGGGCCACTTCGACGAAGCGAAGGCCCTGAGCCTCATCCAAGGCACCTTCGGCAAGCTGAAGAAACCCGCCGAGCCCATCCCCGCGACGTACACGGTGGAGCCCACGCAGGATGGTGAGCGCGAGGTGACGCTGCGCCGCGTGGGCGACATCCCCGTCGTCGCCAGCGCATACCACGTCCCCGAGGGCGGCCACCCGGACTTCGCCGCCATCCACGTGTTGGCCGAGGTGCTGGGCAATACCCCCTCGGGCCGGCTCTACAAGGCGTTGGTGGAGACGAAGAAGTCGGTCAATGTCGGCGCCCGCGGCTTCCAGCTCCGCGACCCGGGCCTCATCACCTTCGCGGCGGACCTGCGCGCGGGCCAACCGGTGGAGCCCGCGCGGGAGGCGTTGGTGAAGACGGTGGAAGAGGCCGCGCGCACGCCCTTCACCGAGGAAGAGGTCACTCGCGCGAAGACGGACCACCTCAAGGCGTTGGAGTTGCGGCTGAACAACTCGGAGCGCTCCGCCATCAGCCTGTCCGAGTGGGCCGCCACGGGCGACTGGCGCCTGATGTTCCTGCAGCGAGACCGCATCGGCGCCGTCACGGTCGCCGACGTCATGCGGGTGGCCGAGACCTATCTCAAGCCTTCCAACCGGACGTTGGGCACGTTCATCCCGACCGCGAAGCCGGAGCGCGCGGAGATGCCGGCGCCCGTGGACCTGCCGAAGGTGCTGGAAGGTTACAAGGGAAGCGCCGCGGTGGCGCAGGGCGAGGCGTTCGACCCCTCCCCCGCCAACGTGGAGGCGCGCGTGCAGCGCGGAGAGCTCACCGGCGGAATGAAGTACGCGCTGCTGCCGAAGAAGACGCGCGGAGAGATGGTGAACGCGGCGCTCTACTTCCACTGGGGAACCGAGGCCGCGCTGAACGGGAAGTCGGACGCGGCGGTATACGCGGGCAAGATGCTGATGCGCGGCTCGAAGAAGCGCACGCGGCAGCAGCTCCAGGACGCGCTCGACCAGCTGAAGGCACGCGTGTCGGTGGGGGGCGGACTCGAGGGGGCCTCGGTGTACGTCGAGTGCCCGCGCGCCAGCCTGCTCAAGGCGATGGAGCTGGTGGCGGAGGTGCTACGCGAGCCCGCGTTCGACGAGAAGGAGTTCGCCCTCCTCAAGCAGGAGCGGCTGGCGGGCCTGGAGGCGCAGCGCAGCGAGCCACGGACGCAGGGCAACATCGCGCTGTGGCGGGTGCTGAGGGGCCACTACCCGAAGGGGCATCCGCACCATGTGCCCACGCTCGAGGAGAGCATCGCCGGGGCGAAGGACGCCACGCTCGAGCAGGCGCGCGCCTTCCACAAGGCGTTCTACGGGGGCTCGCACGCGGAGCTCGCGGTGGTGGGAGACTTCGAGCCGAAGGAAATCGTCGCGCTGTCCGGCAAGCTGTTCAACGACTGGAAGAGCCCGGCGGCGTACCAGCGCGTTCCGGAGGTGTTCGCCGACATGGCGCCCCAGGCCGTCGCGCTGGAGACGCCGGACAAGGCCAACGCGTTCTACTTCGCGGGACAGTCGCTCCAGCTCCGCGAGGACGACGCGGACTGGCCGGCGCTGATGCTGGGCAACTTCGTGCTGGGCGGCGGGTTCCTCAACTCACGGCTGGCCACGCGCATCCGTCAGAAGGACGGCCTGTCCTACAGCGTCTCCAGCAGCCTCGGCGCGAGCGACCTGGACGCGGTGGGCACGTTCACCACCTTCGCCATCTCCGCGCCGGAGAACGCGGACCGGCTGGAGTCGGCGATGCGCGAGGAAGTGACGAGCGCGCTCGAGAAGGGCTATTCGGCCGAGGAGCTGGAGAAAGCCCGCTCGGGACTGCTGGAGTACCGGCGGACAGCACGCGCCAAGAACGGTGGCCTTGCATCCAAGCTGGCCTGGTATCTGTACCTGGGGCGCACGCTCTCGTTCGACGCGGGGGTGGAAGAGCAGCTCGCCAGGCTCAAGCCGGAGGACGTGCGTCAGGCGATGTCGCGGCACCTGTCCTGGCCGAAGGTCACCCGGGTGAAGGCGGGCGACTTCGCGGGCGCGGCGAAGAAGGCCAAGGCCTCCGTGCAGGCGCCCGTCGTGCAGTGA
- a CDS encoding DUF3291 domain-containing protein, with protein sequence MTTPRYHVAQLAISLAREPLDHPLMQDFVSQLRPVNELADRSPGFVWRLQTDAGNATGVRGYDNPLILLNMSTWESVETLFDFVYRSEHVVPFRERRKWFLPVEGPPYVLWWVPAGHQPTVLEAKERLERLHREGPSPEAFDFRHRFPAPDQQPPPMTSPGQQKTDAA encoded by the coding sequence ATGACCACTCCCCGCTATCACGTGGCCCAGCTGGCGATTTCGCTGGCGCGCGAGCCGCTCGATCATCCCCTGATGCAAGACTTTGTCTCGCAGCTCCGTCCGGTGAACGAGCTGGCGGACCGCTCGCCCGGATTCGTCTGGCGGCTCCAGACCGACGCGGGCAATGCCACGGGGGTTCGCGGGTACGACAATCCGCTCATCCTCCTGAACATGTCCACGTGGGAGTCCGTCGAGACACTCTTCGACTTTGTCTATCGCAGCGAGCACGTCGTGCCCTTCCGGGAGCGCAGGAAGTGGTTCCTCCCCGTCGAAGGCCCGCCGTACGTGCTCTGGTGGGTCCCCGCCGGGCACCAGCCCACCGTCCTCGAGGCCAAGGAGCGCCTGGAGCGCCTCCACCGGGAAGGCCCGTCCCCCGAGGCCTTCGACTTCCGGCACCGCTTCCCCGCCCCCGACCAGCAGCCCCCGCCGATGACTTCCCCGGGGCAGCAGAAGACCGACGCGGCCTGA